A genomic stretch from Setaria italica strain Yugu1 chromosome VII, Setaria_italica_v2.0, whole genome shotgun sequence includes:
- the LOC101756165 gene encoding galactoside 2-alpha-L-fucosyltransferase, which translates to MAARSQLGGRSRSAVRPTTVLLTAAIVAAALLMAAVLFGARWTPSSAGETWVSTGVRVVMNAVSDQGAAVPLATVPDPGDRLLGGLLSPDFDDRSCLSRYRAARYRRASRHALSPHLVSALRRYESLHRLCAPGTPAYARALGRLRANASGDGADPSGTRCDYLVWTPNAGLGNRILSIAAGFLYALLTDRVLLLNGSRHEDLDDLFCEPFPGSTWILPPRDFPVRKKLTIDTAESLGSTLGRGEAPGGAPWLYLHLVHNYRTPDRLFFCDDVQTQLRRVPWLVFQADNYFVPGLFLIPRYERELSRMFPRRDAVFHHLGRYLFHPSNTVWGMVTRYHGSYFAKADERLGIQVRTFKWAPISTDDFYGQILKCTHRENILPAVVARAAANTSTGGADGQQAAKRKAVVVVSLHGEYSERLRDLYHEHGTAAGEAMSVFQPTHLGEQHIGDRQQNQKALAEMVLLSFSDVVVTTGVSTFGYVIQGLAGLRPWVLVRPDHGKAPDTPCRLAPTIEPCFHRPPNYDCRTKARGDTGRTVQHIRHCEDFPEGVQLLES; encoded by the exons ATGGCGGCACGGTCGCAGCTCGGCGGCAGGAGCAGATCGGCCGTGCGGCCGACGACGGTGCTGCTGACCGCGGCGATCGTGGCGGCCGCGCTGCTCATGGCCGCCGTCCTCTTCGGCGCCCGGTGGACGCCCTCCAGCGCCGGCGAGACATGGGTCTCGACCGGTGTCCGCGTCGTCATGAACGCCG TGTCTGACCAGGGCGCGGCCGTACCGTTGGCGACGGTGCCGGACCCCGGCGACAGGCTCTTGGGCGGCCTCCTCTCGCCGGACTTCGACGACCGCTCCTGCCTCAGCCGCTACCGCGCCGCACGCTACCGCCGGGCGTCGCGGCACGCGCTCTCCCCACACCTCGTCTCCGCGCTCCGCCGCTACGAGTCCCTCCACCGCCTCTGCGCCCCCGGCACTCCCGCCTACGCGCGCGCCCTCGGACGCCTCCGCGCAAATGCCTCTGGCGACGGCGCTGATCCCTCCGGCACCCGGTGCGACTACCTCGTGTGGACCCCGAACGCGGGCCTCGGCAACCGCATCctctccatcgccgccggcttCCTCTACGCGCTGCTCACCgaccgcgtcctcctcctcaacgGCAGCCGCCACGAGGACCTCGACGACCTCTTCTGCGAGCCGTTCCCGGGCTCCACGTGGATCCTGCCGCCGAGAGACTTCCCCGTCCGTAAGAAGCTCACCATCGACACCGCCGAGAGCCTCGGCAGCACGCTGGGCCGCGGCGAGGCGCCCGGCGGGGCGCCGTGGCTGTACCTGCACCTTGTCCACAACTACAGAACCCCGGACCGGCTCTTCTTCTGCGACGACGTGCAGACCCAGCTCCGGCGCGTGCCATGGCTCGTGTTCCAGGCGGACAACTACTTCGTGCCGGGCCTGTTCCTGATCCCGCGGTACGAGCGGGAGCTCTCGCGCATGTTCCCTCGCCGCGACGCCGTGTTCCACCACCTCGGCCGCTACCTCTTCCACCCGAGCAACACGGTGTGGGGCATGGTGACGAGGTACCACGGCTCCTACTTCGCCAAGGCGGACGAGCGCCTGGGCATCCAGGTGCGCACGTTCAAGTGGGCGCCCATCTCCACCGACGACTTCTACGGCCAGATCCTCAAGTGCACGCACCGCGAGAACATCCtgcccgccgtcgtcgcgcgcgcggcggctaACACCTCCACCGGGGGCGCCGACGGCCAGCAGGCGGCGAAACGCAAGGCGGTGGTCGTCGTGTCCCTGCACGGCGAGTACTCCGAGAGGCTCAGGGACCTGTACCACGAgcacggcacggcggcgggggaggcgatGAGCGTGTTCCAGCCGACGCACCTGGGCGAGCAACACATCGGCGACAGGCAGCAGAACCAGAAGGCGCTCGCGGAGATGGTGCTCCTCAGCTTCTCCGACGTGGTGGTCACCACCGGCGTCTCGACGTTCGGGTACGTCATCCAGGGGTTGGCCGGGCTGAGGCCGTGGGTGCTCGTGCGCCCTGACCACGGGAAGGCGCCCGACACGCCGTGCCGGCTGGCCCCCACCATCGAGCCGTGCTTCCACAGGCCACCGAACTACGACTGCCGGACGAAGGCCAGAGGTGACACCGGCAGGACGGTCCAGCACATCCGGCACTGCGAGGATTTCCCGGAAGGTGTCCAGTTGCTGGAGTCATGA
- the LOC101780465 gene encoding zeaxanthin epoxidase, chloroplastic isoform X2 yields MTSTMPSSRTSISLPFASPATRRGSRTLRLLALPTPSAPRRRLGLPPGRARRPVSAVASAAMPAPGPKARVLVAGGGIGGLVFALAAQRKGFEVLVLERDMSAIRGEGRYRGPIQLQSNALAVLEAVDAAAADEVMNAGCVTGDRVNGIVDGISGSWYCKFDTFTPAAERGLPVTRVISRMTLQQILARAVGDDAILNGSHVVDFIDDGSKVTAILEDGRRFEGDLLVGADGIWSKVRKTLFGHSEATYSGYTCYTGIADFVPPDIDTVGYRVFLGHKQYFVSSDVGAGKMQWYAFHKEEAGGTDPENGKKKRLLEIFSGWCDNVIDLINATEEEAILRRDIYDRPPTINWGKGRVTLLGDSVHAMQPNLGQGGCMAIEDGYQLAVELENAWQESVKSGTPMDIVSSLKRYEKERRLRVAIIHGLARMAAIMATTYRPYLGVGLGPLSFLTKLRIPHPGRVGGRFFIMIGMPAMLSWVLGGNSSKLEGRPLSCRLSDKANDQLYRWFEDDDALEQAMGGEWYLFPISEGNSNSLQPVRLIRDEQRAISFGNRSDPSDSASSLALPMPQISERHATITCKNKAFYLTDLGSEHGTWITDNEGRRYRVPPNYPVRFHPSDVIEFGSDQKAMFRVKVLNTLPYESARRGKQQQQQQVLQAA; encoded by the exons ATGACGAGCACCATGCCGTCCTCTCGGACGTCTATCTCCCTCCCCTTCGCCTCCCCGGCCACCCGCCGCGGCAGCCGGACGCTCCGCCTGCTCGCGCTCCCCACCCCGTCCGCGCCGCGGCGAAGGCTCGGCCTTCCCCCAGGCCGCGCGAGGCGCCCGGTGTCGGCCGTGGCCAGCGCCGCAATGCCGGCGCCGGGCCCCAAGGCGCGCGtcctggtggccggcggcggcatcggcgggCTGGTGTTCGCGCTCGCCGCACAGCGGAAGGGGTTCGAGGTGCTGGTGCTGGAGCGGGACATGAGCGCCATCCGCGGGGAAGGGAGGTACCGCGGCCCGATCCAGCTGCAGAGCAACGCGCTCGCGGTGCTCGaggccgtcgacgccgccgcggccgacgagGTCATGAACGCCGGATGCGTCACGGGGGACCGCGTCAACGGCATCGTCGATGGCATCTCCGGCTCCTG gtactgcaagtttgatacGTTTACTCCTGCAGCTGAGCGGGGGCTCCCAGTCACAAGGGTCATTAGCCGCATGACGCTGCAACAGATCCTTGCTCGTGCAGTTGGCGATGATGCTATATTGAATGGTAGCCACGTAGTCGATTTTATAGATGATGGCAGTAAG GTTACTGCCATATTGGAGGATGGTCGAAGATTTGAAGGTGATCTTTTGGTCGGTGCTGATGGAATATGGTCAAAG GTGAGGAAGACATTATTTGGGCATTCAGAAGCCACTTATTCAGGTTACACATGTTACACTGGAATTGCAGACTTTGTGCCTCCTGATATTGACACAGTTGG GTACCGGGTATTTCTTGGTCACAAGCAATACTTCGTCTCTTCAGATGTTGGTGCTGGTAAAATGCAATGGTATGCTTTCCACAAAGAAGAGGCTGGTGGCACTGACCCTGAAAATG gtaaaaagaaaagattgCTTGAGATATTCAGTGGTTGGTGCGATAATGTCATAGATCTGATTAATGCAACTGAAGAGGAAGCGATTCTTCGCCGGGATATATATGACCGCCCACCTACTATTAATTGGGGGAAAGGTCGTGTGACCTTGCTTGGCGATTCTGTCCATGCTATGCAGCCAAATCTGGGTCAAGGTGGCTGCATGGCTATTGAG GATGGTTACCAGCTGGCTGTGGAGCTTGAGAATGCCTGGCAGGAGAGTGTCAAGTCTGGAACTCCTATGGATATTGTTTCCTCCTTGAAGCG TTATGAGAAGGAGAGAAGGCTGCGTGTTGCTATTATACATGGATTGGCAAGAATGGCAGCAATCATGGCTACCACTTATAGACCATATCTGGGTGTTGGTCTTGGACCTTTGTCG TTTTTAACCAAGCTGCGGATACCACATCCGGGAAGAGTTGGTGGCAGATTCTTCATTATGATTGGAATGCCTGCGATGCTGAGCTGGGTCCTTGGTGGCAACAG TTCGAAGCTAGAAGGAAGACCTCTAAGCTGCCGGCTTTCTGACAAG GCCAATGACCAGCTTTATCGATGGTTTGAGGATGACGACGCATTGGAACAAGCTATGGGTGGAGA ATGGTACCTCTTCCCCATAAGTGAGGGAAACAGCAATAGCTTGCAGCCTGTTCGTTTAATCAGGGATGAACAGAGGGCAATCTCTTTTGG AAACCGGTCAGATCCCAGTGACTCTGCATCTTCCCTAGCATTGCCCATGCCACAG ATATCAGAAAGGCATGCTACCATCACATGCAAGAACAAGGCTTTCTATCTGACTGATCTCGGAAGTGAACACGGGACATGGATTACTGA CAATGAAGGTAGACGTTACCGCGTGCCACCGAACTACCCGGTTCGTTTCCACCCCTCTGATGTCATTGAGTTTGGTTCCGATCAGAAG gCCATGTTCCGGGTGAAGGTGCTGAACACGCTCCCATATGAATCTGCAAGAAGggggaagcagcagcagcagcagcaagtccTTCAGGCAGCATAA
- the LOC101780465 gene encoding zeaxanthin epoxidase, chloroplastic isoform X1: MALLSATSPAKAHFSALFLCHDEPQHGHALPPAPHPQCSGAGNRLRARGRWSVSAAVAPAPAGAKEEEKRKPRVLVAGGGIGGLVFALAARRKGYEVTVFERDLSAVRGEGQYRGPIQIQSNALAALEAIDMSVAEEVMRAGCVTGDRINGLVDGISGSWYCKFDTFTPAAERGLPVTRVISRMTLQQILARAVGDDAILNGSHVVDFIDDGSKVTAILEDGRRFEGDLLVGADGIWSKVRKTLFGHSEATYSGYTCYTGIADFVPPDIDTVGYRVFLGHKQYFVSSDVGAGKMQWYAFHKEEAGGTDPENGKKKRLLEIFSGWCDNVIDLINATEEEAILRRDIYDRPPTINWGKGRVTLLGDSVHAMQPNLGQGGCMAIEDGYQLAVELENAWQESVKSGTPMDIVSSLKRYEKERRLRVAIIHGLARMAAIMATTYRPYLGVGLGPLSFLTKLRIPHPGRVGGRFFIMIGMPAMLSWVLGGNSSKLEGRPLSCRLSDKANDQLYRWFEDDDALEQAMGGEWYLFPISEGNSNSLQPVRLIRDEQRAISFGNRSDPSDSASSLALPMPQISERHATITCKNKAFYLTDLGSEHGTWITDNEGRRYRVPPNYPVRFHPSDVIEFGSDQKAMFRVKVLNTLPYESARRGKQQQQQQVLQAA, from the exons ATGGCGCTGCTCTCCGCCACTTCCCCCGCCAAGGCGCACTTCTCGGCGCTCTTTCTGtgccacgacgagccgcagcacgggCACGCGCTCCCGCCAGCCCCGCACCCGCAGTGCTCGGGCGCCGGCAAccggctgcgggcgcgcggcagGTGGTCCGTGTCGGCGGCCGTCGCTCCGGCGCCCGCGGgggccaaggaggaggagaagaggaagccCCGCGTGCTGgtagccggcggcggcatcggcgggCTGGTGTTCGCGCTGGCGGCGCGGCGCAAGGGGTACGAAGTGACGGTGTTCGAGCGCGACCTGAGCGCGGTGCGCGGGGAGGGCCAGTACCGCGGGCCCATCCAGATCCAAAGCAACGCGCTCGCCGCGCTGGAGGCCATCGACATGTCCGTCGCCGAGGAGGTCATGCGCGCCGGCTGCGTCACCGGGGACCGCATCAACGGCCTCGTCGACGGCATCTCCGGCTCCTG gtactgcaagtttgatacGTTTACTCCTGCAGCTGAGCGGGGGCTCCCAGTCACAAGGGTCATTAGCCGCATGACGCTGCAACAGATCCTTGCTCGTGCAGTTGGCGATGATGCTATATTGAATGGTAGCCACGTAGTCGATTTTATAGATGATGGCAGTAAG GTTACTGCCATATTGGAGGATGGTCGAAGATTTGAAGGTGATCTTTTGGTCGGTGCTGATGGAATATGGTCAAAG GTGAGGAAGACATTATTTGGGCATTCAGAAGCCACTTATTCAGGTTACACATGTTACACTGGAATTGCAGACTTTGTGCCTCCTGATATTGACACAGTTGG GTACCGGGTATTTCTTGGTCACAAGCAATACTTCGTCTCTTCAGATGTTGGTGCTGGTAAAATGCAATGGTATGCTTTCCACAAAGAAGAGGCTGGTGGCACTGACCCTGAAAATG gtaaaaagaaaagattgCTTGAGATATTCAGTGGTTGGTGCGATAATGTCATAGATCTGATTAATGCAACTGAAGAGGAAGCGATTCTTCGCCGGGATATATATGACCGCCCACCTACTATTAATTGGGGGAAAGGTCGTGTGACCTTGCTTGGCGATTCTGTCCATGCTATGCAGCCAAATCTGGGTCAAGGTGGCTGCATGGCTATTGAG GATGGTTACCAGCTGGCTGTGGAGCTTGAGAATGCCTGGCAGGAGAGTGTCAAGTCTGGAACTCCTATGGATATTGTTTCCTCCTTGAAGCG TTATGAGAAGGAGAGAAGGCTGCGTGTTGCTATTATACATGGATTGGCAAGAATGGCAGCAATCATGGCTACCACTTATAGACCATATCTGGGTGTTGGTCTTGGACCTTTGTCG TTTTTAACCAAGCTGCGGATACCACATCCGGGAAGAGTTGGTGGCAGATTCTTCATTATGATTGGAATGCCTGCGATGCTGAGCTGGGTCCTTGGTGGCAACAG TTCGAAGCTAGAAGGAAGACCTCTAAGCTGCCGGCTTTCTGACAAG GCCAATGACCAGCTTTATCGATGGTTTGAGGATGACGACGCATTGGAACAAGCTATGGGTGGAGA ATGGTACCTCTTCCCCATAAGTGAGGGAAACAGCAATAGCTTGCAGCCTGTTCGTTTAATCAGGGATGAACAGAGGGCAATCTCTTTTGG AAACCGGTCAGATCCCAGTGACTCTGCATCTTCCCTAGCATTGCCCATGCCACAG ATATCAGAAAGGCATGCTACCATCACATGCAAGAACAAGGCTTTCTATCTGACTGATCTCGGAAGTGAACACGGGACATGGATTACTGA CAATGAAGGTAGACGTTACCGCGTGCCACCGAACTACCCGGTTCGTTTCCACCCCTCTGATGTCATTGAGTTTGGTTCCGATCAGAAG gCCATGTTCCGGGTGAAGGTGCTGAACACGCTCCCATATGAATCTGCAAGAAGggggaagcagcagcagcagcagcaagtccTTCAGGCAGCATAA
- the LOC101782354 gene encoding probable fucosyltransferase 7, translated as MDKSKVIKSHLSPCRGLEARRRWCRAAARPAVLVITVSVVAALLMAVVLFGVRLTPSGGNSSSWVSAGVRDVLKAVSNNQDTAGPLATVPDPRDRLLGGLLSPDFDETSCHSRYRALLYRRPSMHAISSYLVSALRRYESLHRRCGPGTPAYVRAVERLREPPNASATSSSSAECSYLVWNPIEGLGNRMLTITSGFLYALLTDRVLLLHSGGGDALDDLFCEPFPGSTWILPADEDFPIRDMGKLNGGHHESLRAVLRRGDDPGVAPWLYIHLRHDYSKVHQDQQFFCEDMQAQLQRVPWLVFQSDNYFVPGLFLNPGHERELARMFPRRDAVFHHLGRYLFHPSNTVWGMVTRYHDEYFAKADERVGIQVRKFGWAPISTDELYGQILNCSQREGILPVPNAATGGSEGQPAKQKAVLVVSLHGEYSEKLRDLYRKNGSTGRETVSVYQPTHLGAQRSGEQHHNQKALAEMVLLSFSDAVVTSAVSTFGYVGQGLAGLRPWVLMSPVDRKAPDAPCRRAATMEPCFHAPPRYDCRAKANGDAGRILRHVRHCEDFPQGVQLVE; from the exons ATGGATAAGAGCAAGGTCATAAAATCCCACTTGTCACCATGCCGTGGACTGGAGGCACGCCGGCGGTGGTGCCGAGcggccgcgcggccggcggtgctGGTGATCACGGTAAGCGTGGTGGCCGCCCTGCTCATGGCCGTCGTCCTCTTCGGTGTCCGGTTGACGCCCTCGGGCGGCAACAGTAGTTCCTGGGTCTCGGCCGGAGTACGTGACGTCCTGAAAGCCG TATCCAACAACCAAGACACTGCCGGTCCATTGGCGACGGTGCCGGATCCCCGCGACCGGCTCCTGGGAGGACTCCTCTCGCCGGACTTCGATGAAACCTCCTGCCACAGCCGCTACCGCGCCCTGCTCTACCGCCGGCCGTCAATGCACGCCATCTCCTCCTACCTCGTCTCCGCGCTCCGCCGTTACGAGTCGCTGCACCGACGCTGCGGCCCGGGCACCCCCGCCTACGTGCGCGCCGTCGAACGCCTGCGCGAGCCGCCGAACGCCTCCGCTACTTCGTCCTCCTCGGCCGAGTGCAGCTACCTCGTGTGGAACCCGATCGAGGGCCTCGGCAACCGCATGCTCACCATCACCTCCGGCTTCCTCTACGCGCTCCTCACCgaccgcgtcctcctcctccacagcggcggcggcgacgccctcGACGACCTCTTCTGCGAGCCGTTCCCGGGCTCCACGTGGATCCTGCCGGCGGACGAGGACTTTCCTATCCGTGACATGGGGAAGCTCAACGGAGGGCACCACGAGAGCCTCCGCGCCGTGCTGAGGCGCGGCGATGATCCCGGCGTGGCGCCGTGGCTGTACATCCACCTGCGGCACGACTACAGCAAGGTCCACCAAGACCAGCAGTTCTTCTGCGAAGACATGCAGGCCCAGCTGCAGCGCGTGCCGTGGCTCGTGTTCCAGTCGGACAACTACTTCGTGCCGGGCCTGTTCCTGAACCCAGGGCACGAGCGGGAGCTCGCGCGCATGTTCCCGCGCCGCGACGCCGTGTTCCACCACCTCGGCCGCTACCTGTTCCACCCGAGCAACACGGTGTGGGGCATGGTGACGCGGTACCACGACGAGTACTTCGCCAAGGCGGACGAGCGCGTGGGCATCCAGGTGCGCAAGTTCGGCTGGGCGCCCATCTCTACCGACGAGCTCTACGGCCAGATCCTCAACTGCTCGCAACGCGAGGGCATCCTGCCCGTCCCCAACGCCGCCACCGGGGGCTCCGAAGGCCAGCCGGCGAAACAGAAGGCCGTGCTCGTCGTGTCCCTGCACGGCGAGTACTCCGAGAAGCTCAGGGACCTGTACCGAAAGAACGGCTCGACCGGCAGGGAGACGGTGAGCGTGTACCAGCCGACGCACCTGGGCGCGCAGCGTTCCGGCGAGCAGCATCACAACCAGAAGGCGCTCGCGGAGATGGTGCTGCTCAGTTTCTCGGACGCGGTGGTCACCAGCGCCGTCTCGACGTTTGGGTACGTTGGTCAGGGGCTGGCGGGGCTGAGACCGTGGGTGCTCATGAGCCCCGTCGACAGGAAGGCACCGGACGCGCCGTGCCGGCGCGCCGCTACCATGGAGCCTTGCTTCCACGCGCCGCCGAGGTATGACTGTCGCGCGAAGGCAAATGGTGACGCCGGCAGGATACTGCGGCACGTCCGACACTGCGAGGACTTCCCGCAGGGTGTGCAGCTGGTGGAGTGA
- the LOC101780060 gene encoding mitochondrial phosphate carrier protein 3, mitochondrial yields the protein MALSESSRNALLPGFLYAAPAAASPFAAAGGVGGLAVAAPSAASAAGPAVWARAPSEPGRRIEMYSPAFYAACTAGGVASCGLTHMTVTPLDLVKCNMQIDPAKYKSISSGFGVLLKEQGAKGFFRGWVPTLLGYSAQGACKFGFYEFFKKYYSDIAGPEYAAKYKTLIYLAGSASAEVIADVALCPMEAVKVRVQTQPGFARGLSDGLPKFVKSEGYSGLYKGIVPLWGRQIPYTMMKFASFETVVEMIYKYAIPSPKSECSKNLQLGVSFAGGYIAGVFCAIVSHPADNLVSFLNNAKGATVGDAVKKIGLVGLFTRGLPLRIVMIGTLTGAQWGIYDAFKVMVGLPTTGGVAPTPAPAKA from the exons ATGGCCCTCTCCGAGAGCTCGCGGAATGCGCTGCTCCCCGGCTTCCTCTACGCGGCCCCGGCTGCCGCCTCACCGtttgccgccgccggtggcgtggGCGGACTCGCGGTCGCCGCGCCGTCTGccgcttcggcggcggggcccgcGGTTTGGGCGCGGGCGCCGAGTGAGCCGGGGCGGAGGATCGAGATGTACTCCCCGGCTTTCTATGCAGCGTGtacggccggcggcgtcgccaGCTGCGGGCTCACGCACATGACCGTCACGCCGCTCGACCTCGTCAAGTGCAACATGCAG ATTGATCCAGCTAAGTACAAGAGCATCTCTTCTGGTTTTGGTGTTTTGTTGAAAGAGCAAGGTGCCAAGGGTTTCTTCAGGGGCTGGGTACCCACCTTGCTTGGATACAGTGCTCAGGGAGCATGCAAGTTCGGTTTCTATGAATTCTTCAAGAAGTATTACTCAGACATTGCTGGTCCTGAGTATGCCGCCAAGTACAAGACCTTGATTTACCTCGCGGGATCTGCTTCGGCTGAAGTCATTGCAGATGTTGCTCTCTGTCCAATGGAGGCTGTGAAGGTCCGTGTGCAAACACAGCCTGGCTTTGCAAGAGGTTTGTCTGATGGTCTCCCCAAGTTTGTAAAATCTGAAGGCTATTCTGG GCTGTATAAAGGAATTGTTCCGCTCTGGGGCCGACAAATTCCTT ACACTATGATGAAATTTGCCTCTTTCGAGACTGTTGTTGAGATGATATACAAATACGCCATCCCTTCCCCCAAGAGTGAGTGCAGCAAGAATCTCCAGCTTGGAGTGAGCTTTGCAGGGGGTTACATTGCTGGGGTGTTCTGCGCCATTGTTTCTCACCCAGCTGACAACCTTGTTTCCTTCCTCAACAATGCTAAGGGGGCAACTGTTGGCGAT GCTGTGAAGAAGATTGGCCTAGTGGGGCTATTTACGCGTGGCCTGCCATTGCGGATAGTGATGATTGGCACCCTAACTGGAGCTCAGTGGGGTATCTATGACGCTTTCAAAGTCATGGTTGGACT ACCAACTACTGGTGGTGTTGCTCCAACACCTGCTCCCGCTAAGGCCTGA
- the LOC101780867 gene encoding mitochondrial uncoupling protein 3 codes for MPTNAEASGGRRGTLAKVSLSSVSAAMAEASTYPLDVVKTRLQLHRGHGGAGGGSGVIRVATELARDGGVYRGFSPAVLRHLMYTPLRIVGYEHLRSTLASGGREVGVVEKALAGGLSGIAAQVLSSPADLIKVRMQADGRLLSQGIQPRYTGVADAFTKIIQAEGFLGLWKGVGPNAQRAFLVNMGELTCYDQAKHLIISKKICDDNLYAHTLASVASGLSATTLSCPADVIKTRMMNQGKEGKALYRNSYDCLVKTVRHEGATALWKGFLPTWARLGPWQFVFWVSYEKLRCASGISSF; via the exons ATGCCAACCAACGCCGAGGccagcggcggccgccgggggaCTCTGGCCAAGGTCTCCCTCTCGTCGGTCTCGGCCGCCATGGCGGAGGCCTCCACCTATCCCTTGGACGTCGTCAAGACGCGCCTCCAGCTCcaccgcggccacggcggcgcgggcgggggcAGCGGCGTGATCCGCGTCGCTACCGAGCTCGCCCGCGACGGCGGGGTGTACCGGGGCTTCTCCCCCGCCGTCCTCCGCCACCTGATGTACACCCCGCTCCGCATCGTGGGGTACGAGCATCTCCGGTCCACCCTGGCCAGCGGAGGCCGGGAGGTCGGCGTTGTCGAGAAGGCGCTCGCCGGGGGACTCTCTGGCATTGCTGCGCAG GTGTTGTCAAGCCCTGCTGACCTCATAAAGGTAAGGATGCAAGCAGATGGCAGGTTGTTAAGCCAAGGTATCCAACCACGGTACACTGGAGTCGCAGATGCCTTCACAAAAATTATACAAGCTGAGGGCTTTCTGGGACTTTGGAAGGGGGTTGGTCCAAACGCCCAACGGGCATTCCTTGTCAACATGGGTGAATTGACATGCTATGATCAGGCAAAGCATCTCATCATTAGCAAGAAGATTTGCGATGACAATCTGTATGCCCACACATTGGCATCCGTCGCGTCTGGACTGTCCGCGACAACCTTGAGCTGTCCAGCAGATGTGATCAAAACTAGGATGATGAACCAGGGGAAGGAGGGCAAAGCTCTATACAGGAATTCTTACGATTGTTTGGTCAAGACCGTCAGGCATGAGGGTGCAACGGCTTTGTGGAAGGGTTTCTTGCCCACATGGGCGAGGCTTGGCCCGTGGCAGTTTGTGTTCTGGGTTTCCTACGAGAAATTGCGTTGTGCATCCGGTATTTCATCATTCTGA
- the LOC111257886 gene encoding F-box protein FBW2-like, which yields MKRRNQKLWGRLGGGGGQGWKAKRARPDCGWRGGAEPVVRWSHAEAMKKSPAGGGDAVVAGGSGGWARGVLGPGKAGLGGPSCGSGGFWTSWSEAAAPAKAAGTATCGGKGVQMWDWTEPDAEKARPWGAGVGEAGGAEEDVVYEWRWTEAVSPEILALVLRGRVAADEVARGVALVCRAWRQAAASPDMWGDVDIEAWCRRVNCRARADAAVRRLVTRAQGTLRRLSAYRVGDASLAYVAASGRLLNVLQIPMSEITDQTVEKHAECLPALKVLDISNCLNITSRGIEALGRHCKLLIQLKRNMPPPDPPLGNNTAAKVVEEEALAVANTMPVLEQLELAYGLFSDLALNAILNKCPLLRVLDILGCWNVRLDGDIEDRCCALESFREPWEPEYSTDSSSGGDYDDNNTDSDDSQGSV from the exons ATGAAGCGTAGGAACCAAAAATTGTGGGGTCGCTTGGGCGGAGGGGGAGGCCAGGGGTGGAAGGCGAAGAGGGCGAGGCCTGActgcggctggcgcggcgggGCAGAGCCCGTGGTGAGGTGGTCGCATGCTGAGGCCATGAAGAAGAGCCCCGCCGGTGGAGGCGACGCGGTCGTCGCTGGTGGTAGTGGAGGGTGGGCGAGGGGTGTTCTTGGTCCGGGAAAGGCGGGGCTTGGTGGGCCGAGCTGCGGGAGCGGAGGGTTTTGGACGAGctggtcggaggcggcggcgccggctaaGGCGGCCGGTACGGCCACCTGCGGGGGGAAGGGAGTGCAGATGTGGGACTGGACGGAACCGGACGCGGAGAAGGCGAGGCCTTGGGGCGCCGGGGTAGGAGAGGCGGGAGGCGCTGAGGAGGATGTGGTTTATGAGTGGAGGTGGACGGAGGCGGTAAGCCCCGAGATCCTGGCGCTGGTGCTCCGCGGGCGGGTCGCCGCGGACGAGGTGGCGCGGGGCGTGGCGCTGGTGTGCAGGGCGTGGAGGCaggccgcggcgtcgccggacATGTGGGGGGACGTGGACATCGAGGCGTGGTGCCGCCGCGTCAACTGCCGCGCCAgggccgacgccgccgtgcgccgGCTCGTCACCCGCGCGCAGGGCACGCTGCGGAGGCTCTCCGCCTACCGCGTCGGGGACGCCTCGCTCGCCTACGTCGCAGCCTC CGGGAGGCTACTCAATGTCCTCCAGATCCCAATGAGTGAGATCACTGATCAAACCGTGGAAAAGCATGCAGAATGCCTTCCTGCACTTAAAGTGCTGGACATCAGTAATTGCCTGAATATCACGTCCAGAGGAATCGAGGCACTAGGCCGGCACTGCAAGTTGCTCATTCAACTGAAGAGGAACATGCCCCCTCCAGATCCTCCTCTGGGTAACAATACAGCTGCTAAGGTAGTTGAAGAAGAGGCATTGGCAGTCGCAAACACCATGCCGGTGCTGGAACAGCTTGAGCTTGCCTATGGCCTGTTCAGTGACCTTGCATTAAACGCCATTCTTAACAAGTGTCCCCTGCTGCGCGTGCTGGACATACTTGGCTGCTGGAACGTCAGGCTTGACGGTGATATTGAGGATCGGTGCTGTGCTCTCGAGTCATTCAGGGAGCCATGGGAGCCTGAGTACAGCACTGACTCGAGCAGCGGAGGTGACTACGACGACAACAATACTGACAGTGATGATTCGCAGGGTTCTGTTTAG